TGCTTCCTGGGCGGCCTCCTCCTCGCCCTCTTGCTTGAGTTTGCCAATCTTCGTCGAGACCTCGTTGCGCTCCTGGCGCAGGCCGTCGCCTCTCGCCTTCAGGTCGCGCCACTCCTCGTCGATGGCCAGAATCTCGTCGAGGTCGACACCGGTGACGCCCTTTCGCTCGATGGCGTCCCGGACCGTCTCGGGGTGCTCCCGGACGAACTGTCTCGATAACATGGGCGTCGGTTCTCGATGGCGGAAATTAGGCGTGTCGGTCCCCGGCGAGGGGCGGAGGCGGTCCGACCCTGGGGACGAGGGGAGTACAGTTTTGGTGTGGCAACGAGTAGCACAACACTAGCCTATGAACTGCAACGACACACTGCCCCCGAAACCAGGTGTCGAGCAAGACGTCTTCGAGGTCTGTCCCGTCGCTCGAGCGTTCGAAATCACCGGGTCGAAGTGGCGGCTGACGATTCTGCGCTGCCTGCATCTCTGGGGCGAACAACAGTTCAGCGAGCTCCAGGAGACGTCGACCGCCGACTCGGCCACGCTCTCGCGGGTTCTGGGCGACCTCGAGGAGCGGAACCTCGTCGATCGACGCCTGGAGGACCGGCCGATAGCGACGTACTACAGCCTCACGGAGCGCGGCGAGGCGCTCGCAGACGTCTTCGACGCGTTCGAGGAGTGGGCCTTCGACTGGACGGCGGCCGAGGAGCCACCGGGCGACCCGGCGAAGTGACCGACGGTTACGGTCGGTAACTCTGTTGTGACCGTGCAACCAACTCGCACACGTGTCACAATCCTTTCATTAAGGCCTGCTACGATAGCATCGACGTGGTCAGTCCGACCACTGAGACCAATGCACTCAGACGGCCCCACACCCGACCACGTCATGGAACTCGGGCTCGGCTTCCAGGCATCGAAGACGACACTTGCGGCGGTGAACCTCGGCGTGTTCGACAGTCTCGCCGACGGTCCCAGAACGTGTGAGGAACTCGAACGGGAACTCGGCCTCCATCCACGCGGCTCGCGCGACTTCCTCGACGCGCTCGTCGCGCTCGACCTCCTCGAACGCGAGGACGGGCGGTACCGAAACGCCCCGGCGGCAGACGCGTTCCTCGTCCCCGGGAAGCCGTCGTACCTCGGCGGGTTCCTGCAGATGGCCAACGACCGGCTCTACCCGTTCTGGGACGACCTCGAGACCGCGCTACAGACGGGCGAGACGCAGAACGAACTCGCGGACCCCGACACGCACCCCTTCGAGGGCGTCATCTATCACGACGACGCGATTCTCGAGCAGTTCGTCGACGCGATGACCGGGCTGAGTCTGGGCGTCGCGACGGCGCTGGCCCACGAGTTCCCGTGGGACGACCACGAGACGGTCGTCGACCTGGGGACCAGCGAGGGCGTGGTTCCGAAGACCATCGCCGAGGCGAACGAGCACATCGAGGCGACCGGGTTGGACCTGCCGCGGGTCGAACCGTACTTCCGGGCGTTCGCGAGCGAGAGCCCGGCCGCCGACCGCATCGCGTTCGAGACCGGCGACTTCTTCGGCGACGACCCGCTGCCGCCGGCGGACGTCTACGTCCTCGGCCACATCCTCCACGACTGGGGGCTCGAAGATAGACGCGAGATTCTAGCGAAGGTGGCCGACGCGGTCCGGCCAGGTGGCGCGGTCATCGTCTACGGGACGATGATAGACGAGGAGCGCCGGGAGAACGCGACCGGCCTGTTGATGAGCCTGAACATGCTCATCGAGACGCCCGAAGGGTTCGACTACACGCCGAGTCAATGTCTCGAGTGGCTCCACGACGCCGGCTTCGAGGGCGGGGAGGCCCGCGAGTTACCCGGGCCCGAGACGATGGTCGTCGCCCGACGGTAGTCGTCGCCGGGCACAACCGTTTTGCGTCCACCACTCGCCTCTCCCGTATGGCAATCGGCGACGTCTACGAGGCGACGGTCGGCGACTGTACCGACATCTACTACGTCGACACGGGGATGTACGACGTCCCTGAGTACGGGGCGGTGTACATCCTCGATACCGAGCGGCCCGCACTCGTCGACACCGGCATCGGGGCGAACTACGAGCGCATCCTGGACGCGATGGCCGAGGTCGGCATCGAGCCCGCGGACCTGGAGGTTATCGCGGTCACGCACGTCCACCTCGACCACGCCGGCGGCGCGGGCTACCTCGCCGAAGCGTGTCCGAACGCGACGGTGTACGTCCACGAGTACGGCGCGCGCCACCTCGTCGACCCCGAGCGGCTCTGGGAAGGGACGAAAGGGGCGGTCGGCGACCAGATTCAGTTCTACGCCGAACCGAAACCGGTGCCCGAAGAGCGCATCGTCGAGTTCACCGACGGCGACGTCATCGACCTGGGCGACCAGACGCTCGAGGCCCACCACGCACCGGGCCACGCCCCACACCAGGTCGTCTTCTACGACGCGGCCGTCGACGCCGTCTTCACCGCCGACGCGGCCGGGCTCTACACGCCCTCGATCGACGAGGTCAACGTCACGAGTCCGCCCGTGAACTTCGACCTGGCGCAGGCACTCGAAGACGTCGAGATGCTCCAGTCGCTCGACCCCGGAACGCTCTGCTATGCTCACTTCGGCCCGGCACCGACCGGGGACCGCCTCGAGACCTACGCCGACATCCTACCGGAGTGGGTCGAGGCCATCGAAGAGAAGCGCGCCGAGCTCGGCGACGACGACGCCGTCATCGAGCACTTCGTCGAGACAGTCGAGACGCCGGAGATATGGGGCGAGCGGAAGGCCAGCGCCGAGGTGGCGATGAACGTCCGGGGCGTGCTGGTCGCGCTCGACCGCGAGGAGTAGTCACTTCTCGACGGCGAGCATCGCCACCCGCTCACGGACGGCATCGGCCAGCGTCCCCTCTGTCGCTTCGAGTTCGGTGTCGGTCACGTCGAAGAAGTCCCGGACTAGCGCCTCGTCGTATTCGCCGAGCGTCTCACCCGGCGAGAGCAGGTCACGGAGGTCCGCGGCGGCCGCCACCTCGTCGTCCGGCGACTCGCCCACCGCGACGACCACCACGCGACACTCGCCCTCGCTGACGCCCATCCGGAGCGCGCGGTCTATCTGTCTCCGACCCGCGGCGTAGAGCAGAATCTCGACGCCGAAGTCGTCGGCGATGGCGTCGTCCCGGTCGCGGGCGCGCCGAGCGAGTTCGACCGCTCGTTCGAGGTGTGCGCGGTCGACCACGTAGCGAGCGTCGAACGCCTGGACGGTCACGTCGTGTCGGTCGCCGATATCGGTCAGCCTCCCGACGAACGACCCGACGTCTTCGACGTCGGCGACGCCCTCGGCGACCTCCATCAGAAATCACCCAGGCTGGACTGGTCCTCGGCGGTCTCCTCTGGGTCATCGGGGTCGTCCGCTCGCCCAGTGTCGATCACGGTCACGTCGGGGTCCGGTTCGATACCGTCCATCGACGGGTCGCGGTGCCCCGCGTTCTCGAGCACGTTCTCGGCGGTCTGTCGCCGGCCGCGCAGCGCCGCCAGGACGACCGGTTTCTCCGCGTCCCGGAGTGTGGCACGGTCGTCGATACCGGCCTCGAAGAGCCGCCGGGCGCGCTTGCGACCGACGCCACGGACCCCTGCCAGGTCGACCAGTTCCTCGCGGACGCCGTGCTCGACGCGGATGCGGGCCTCACTGATGGCCCGAGCGGCGTCCAGGTCGACCTCGCTGGCGAGCGATTCGGCCGCTCCCAGGAGCCACTGGGCCGTCTCGACTTTCCCCCGGATGTCGCCCGGGCCGATGCCGTAGCGTTCGGTGATGGTCTCCTCGTCGACCTCGGTCGCCCAGTCCTCGAGCATGCGGGCAGTCTTCAGCGCCGCGAGCCAGTCCTCGAAGCGCTCGTCCTCGAACTCCGATGGGGTCGGGCCGAGCAGCTCGTCCTCGCGCTCGTACAGCTCCATCTCGTACTCCTCGCGGTCGCCCGACCGGAGGTACAGTTCGTACATGTCCGGCGTGCGCGAGACCAGGTGGTAGAGCCCGAGCGCCGAAATCTCGCCGGGGTCGGCGTCAGCCGCGTCCGCCTGTTCCTCGGCGAGTTCGCTGGCGGTCGTGAACCCGCCCTCGGGGTCCGCCTCTCTCGTGCTCGCCGTCCCCGCCGTCCCCGCCGACCGCTTCCAGTCGCGCAGCCCGTCGATTATCTCGGCAGCGCTCATCGGGTCGAGGTACAGCGAGGAGACGGTGTGGCCGAGCGACGTCGCACCCAGTTCGTCGGCTTCGATTTCCAGAAAACCGTTCCGTTCGAGGTACGTCAGCACGTCGTCGGTCACCCGCTCGAGGCGGCCGCTCTCGTCGGTCTGGCTAGCGTACAGCGTCTCTTCGAGGAACTCCAGCAGGCCAGTTCTGGAGCGA
This DNA window, taken from Haloarcula ordinaria, encodes the following:
- a CDS encoding winged helix-turn-helix transcriptional regulator, which gives rise to MNCNDTLPPKPGVEQDVFEVCPVARAFEITGSKWRLTILRCLHLWGEQQFSELQETSTADSATLSRVLGDLEERNLVDRRLEDRPIATYYSLTERGEALADVFDAFEEWAFDWTAAEEPPGDPAK
- a CDS encoding methyltransferase, with protein sequence MHSDGPTPDHVMELGLGFQASKTTLAAVNLGVFDSLADGPRTCEELERELGLHPRGSRDFLDALVALDLLEREDGRYRNAPAADAFLVPGKPSYLGGFLQMANDRLYPFWDDLETALQTGETQNELADPDTHPFEGVIYHDDAILEQFVDAMTGLSLGVATALAHEFPWDDHETVVDLGTSEGVVPKTIAEANEHIEATGLDLPRVEPYFRAFASESPAADRIAFETGDFFGDDPLPPADVYVLGHILHDWGLEDRREILAKVADAVRPGGAVIVYGTMIDEERRENATGLLMSLNMLIETPEGFDYTPSQCLEWLHDAGFEGGEARELPGPETMVVARR
- a CDS encoding MBL fold metallo-hydrolase gives rise to the protein MAIGDVYEATVGDCTDIYYVDTGMYDVPEYGAVYILDTERPALVDTGIGANYERILDAMAEVGIEPADLEVIAVTHVHLDHAGGAGYLAEACPNATVYVHEYGARHLVDPERLWEGTKGAVGDQIQFYAEPKPVPEERIVEFTDGDVIDLGDQTLEAHHAPGHAPHQVVFYDAAVDAVFTADAAGLYTPSIDEVNVTSPPVNFDLAQALEDVEMLQSLDPGTLCYAHFGPAPTGDRLETYADILPEWVEAIEEKRAELGDDDAVIEHFVETVETPEIWGERKASAEVAMNVRGVLVALDREE
- the cgi121 gene encoding KEOPS complex subunit Cgi121, which produces MEVAEGVADVEDVGSFVGRLTDIGDRHDVTVQAFDARYVVDRAHLERAVELARRARDRDDAIADDFGVEILLYAAGRRQIDRALRMGVSEGECRVVVVAVGESPDDEVAAAADLRDLLSPGETLGEYDEALVRDFFDVTDTELEATEGTLADAVRERVAMLAVEK